A portion of the Glycine max cultivar Williams 82 chromosome 10, Glycine_max_v4.0, whole genome shotgun sequence genome contains these proteins:
- the LOC102665788 gene encoding uncharacterized protein, with the protein MIIASWNIRGFNLPLKHHAMQSFLRCKEVNVMVVLETKLNKVSVKEIMRRKFGDWHFTHNFASYNADIILILWKQDKIHLSILESNAHLIHCAIDCKTTAKRFQVSFIYGLHSIVARRSLWINLNSINANMNYPWLLIGDFNSILSPTDRFNGAEPNAYELQDFVDCCSDLGLGNINSHGPLYTWTNGRVWSKLDRALCNQAWFNSFGNSAYEVMEFISISDHTLLVVTTELVVPRGNSPFKFNNAIVDHPNFSRIVADGWKQNIHGYSMFKVCKKLKALKAPLKNLFKQEFNNISHRVELAEAEYNSVLNSLKQNP; encoded by the coding sequence ATGATCATTGCCTCTTGGAACATCAGAGGCTTTAATTTGCCTCTGAAGCATCATGCGATGCAGAGCTTCCTTCGCTGCAAGGAAGTTAACGTCATGGTTGTGTTGGAAACTAAGTTGAATAAGGTTTCAGTTAAGGAAATCATGAGAAGAAAGTTTGGTGACTGGCACTTCACCCATAACTTCGCTTCTTATAATGCTGACATAATTCTTATCCTCTGGAAGCAAGATAAGATCCATCTTTCTATTTTGGAGTCAAATGCCCATTTGATTCACTGTGCTATTGATTGTAAAACCACTGCCAAACGCTTTCAGGTTTCATTCATCTACGGTCTTCACTCCATTGTGGCAAGAAGATCTCTTTGGATAAATCTGAATAGTATCAATGCTAATATGAACTACCCCTGGCTCCTCATTGGTGACTTCAACTCCATTCTGTCTCCCACTGACCGTTTCAATGGAGCTGAGCCCAATGCTTATGAGTTGCAAGATTTTGTTGATTGTTGTTCTGACCTAGGGCTGGGGAACATCAACTCTCATGGCCCCTTGTACACGTGGACTAATGGCAGGGTGTGGAGCAAACTGGACAGAGCTTTATGTAATCAGGCCTGGTTTAATTCCTTTGGAAATTCTGCTTATGAAGTTATGgagtttatttctatttcagaCCATACTCTTCTAGTTGTCACCACTGAGTTGGTAGTGCCTAGAGGTAATTCTCCATTTAAATTCAACAATGCTATTGTGGATCATCCAAATTTCTCAAGAATTGTTGCAGATGGTTGGAAGCAAAATATTCATGGCTATAGCATGTTCAAGGTCTGTAAGAAATTGAAAGCTCTTAAAGCTCCCTTGAAGAATCTTTTTAAGCAAGAGTTCAACAACATCTCCCACCGAGTGGAGCTAGCTGAGGCTGAATATAACAGTGTGCTTAATTCTCTAAAGCAAAATCCTTAG
- the LOC100787698 gene encoding uncharacterized protein, translating to MSQILAPFQLLELNVISAQDLAPVSRNMRTYAVSWVHPERKLSTRVDTEGHTHPTWNDKFVFRVDEEFLYSDTSAIMIEIYALHWFKDIHVGTVRVLVGNLAPPPSKPFHNNRTPLGMRFVALQMRRPSGRPQGILNIGFTVLDSSMRSMPLYTHNASAVGYRHLMGEKDAYDSHNHLSPRVRAAAAGATPMPELRRTKSETSSMLGATEVVARHHQAVAGANSSISGSEVSVKRKKGKNKKTKTKKSSSVVSSVNEINSVLSETILPWKVKSGKASPDDIVHNHNDVVEEVHYDDNENAHSTINSIYDKEEEEHIHVNNNVQYEVCASPKSQFQNPPASQYKNSPTPQYMNLSKPQFKNSPTPQYMNSPTPHYKNSPASQFKNSPTPQFKNSLPPQFKNSPMPQYKSSPVPQFNNSPAPQFKNSPAPQYMNSPKLQFKNSPMSQYMSTPKPQFRNSPAVGVLQYRASPVVTKFNPMVGFNGSQRGTPMHPFGKVNNGGGFEYMTPRRSNLANMGHVVITESELGPSASEVAAVIAQKPVIDEAENSTVGGWSLDAESMEGLESKLERWQTKLPPVIDHGELSSYPTTSTTKTSRHSRRHTDGGSIGSGSGSGLFSCFSNICGVECYVGCGGDPKGKKNRIRSRRRTPSADDSSSLL from the coding sequence atGTCTCAAATCTTGGCACCGTTCCAGTTACTGGAACTGAACGTGATTTCAGCCCAAGACCTGGCCCCAGTGAGTCGCAACATGCGAACCTATGCGGTCTCATGGGTTCACCcagaacggaagctctcaacgCGCGTTGACACGGAGGGCCACACCCATCCAACGTGGAACGACAAGTTCGTTTTCCGCGTTGATGAAGAGTTTCTTTATTCAGACACCTCTGCTATCATGATCGAGATCTACGCGCTACATTGGTTCAAGGACATCCATGTTGGTACCGTCCGCGTACTCGTTGGAAACCTCGCCCCACCACCGTCAAAACCCTTCCACAACAACCGCACCCCGCTAGGCATGCGCTTTGTTGCGCTCCAGATGCGCCGCCCCTCCGGCAGGCCGCAGGGGATTCTAAACATCGGCTTCACCGTCCTCGACAGCTCCATGCGCAGCATGCCGCTCTACACTCACAATGCCTCCGCAGTAGGGTATCGCCACTTGATGGGAGAGAAGGATGCTTATGACAGCCACAACCACCTCAGCCCCCGTGTCCGTGCCGCCGCCGCTGGCGCCACGCCGATGCCTGAGCTGCGTCGAACCAAGAGCGAGACCAGCTCCATGCTCGGTGCCACTGAAGTTGTGGCGCGCCACCACCAAGCTGTGGCAGGAGCCAACTCTTCCATTTCGGGATCCGAGGTTAGCGTCAAGAGGAAGAAGGGGAAGAATAAGAAAACGAAAACCAAGAAGAGTAGCTCTGTTGTGAGTAGCGTGAATGAAATAAATTCGGTTCTCAGCGAGACCATTTTGCCATGGAAGGTTAAAAGCGGAAAAGCTAGTCCCGATGATATTGTCCACAACCACAACGACGTCGTTGAGGAGGTTCACTATGATGATAACGAGAACGCACATTCAACCATTAACTCCATCTACGATAAGGAGGAAGAAGAACACATTCATGTTAATAACAACGTTCAATATGAAGTTTGCGCCTCCCCAAAATCACAGTTTCAAAACCCACCGGCATCACAATATAAGAATTCTCCGACACCACAGTATATGAACTTGTCGAAACCACAATTTAAGAACTCTCCGACACCGCAGTATATGAATTCTCCGACACCGCATTATAAGAATTCTCCTGCATCACAATTTAAGAATTCTCCCACGCCGCAATTTAAGAATTCTCTTCCACCACAGTTTAAGAATTCTCCAATGCCGCAGTATAAGAGTTCTCCGGTGCCACAATTTAATAATTCTCCAGCACCACAATTTAAAAACTCACCAGCACCGCAGTACATGAATTCGCCGAAGCTGCAATTTAAGAATTCTCCGATGTCGCAGTATATGTCAACTCCAAAGCCTCAATTTCGGAACTCACCGGCAGTGGGGGTGCTACAGTATCGTGCCTCGCCGGTGGTAACGAAGTTCAACCCGATGGTGGGGTTCAACGGGTCGCAAAGGGGGACGCCAATGCATCCATTTGGGAAGGTTAACAACGGTGGGGGTTTTGAGTACATGACGCCACGGAGGTCAAACTTGGCGAACATGGGACATGTGGTGATAACGGAGTCGGAGTTGGGGCCGTCAGCGTCAGAGGTGGCGGCGGTGATCGCACAAAAGCCAGTGATCGATGAGGCAGAGAATTCAACAGTGGGAGGATGGAGCTTGGACGCAGAGAGCATGGAGGGGCTGGAGTCAAAGTTGGAGAGGTGGCAGACAAAGCTGCCACCGGTGATCGACCACGGTGAGCTCTCGAGCTACCCAACGACGAGCACCACCAAGACGAGCCGCCACTCGCGGAGGCACACCGACGGCGGGAGTATTGGGAGTGGGAGTGGGAGTGGTTTGTTCTCATGCTTTAGTAACATTTGTGGTGTTGAGTGCTATGTTGGTTGCGGCGGTGACCCTAAAGGAAAGAAGAACCGCATCCGCAGCCGCCGCCGCACTCCTTCCGCCGATGACAGTTCTAGCCTTCTCTGA